One genomic window of Luteitalea pratensis includes the following:
- the rpsB gene encoding 30S ribosomal protein S2, with protein sequence MTPIAVKDLLEAGVHFGHQTKRWNPKMKPYIFGERNGIYIIDLGKTARLFRDAEQFVMQLAAEGRTLLFVGTKRQAQEAIAEEAARCGMFHVNQRWLGGLLTNFTTIQRSLARLRDLEAMETDGRYDMLSKKEIARLEKEKRKLQKNLDGIRHMERLPDAVFIVDTKHEQIAVDEARKLKIPVIGIVDTNCDPDQVNFAVPGNDDALRAIRLFASRIADAVLAGRGVRESAQAETPVAVGPDGEAVGKSGEPLRAQQRPAPAARAAAPKSEPATPASV encoded by the coding sequence TTGACCCCGATTGCTGTGAAGGACCTGCTGGAGGCCGGCGTACACTTCGGCCACCAAACCAAGCGCTGGAACCCCAAGATGAAGCCGTACATCTTTGGCGAGCGCAATGGGATCTACATCATCGACCTCGGCAAGACGGCGCGGCTGTTCCGGGACGCCGAGCAGTTCGTGATGCAGCTTGCCGCGGAGGGCCGCACGCTGCTCTTCGTCGGCACGAAGCGGCAGGCCCAGGAAGCGATCGCCGAAGAAGCGGCGCGCTGCGGCATGTTCCATGTCAACCAGCGCTGGCTCGGTGGTCTGCTCACCAACTTCACGACCATCCAGCGCAGCCTGGCTCGCCTCCGCGACCTCGAGGCGATGGAGACCGACGGCCGGTACGACATGCTGTCGAAGAAGGAGATCGCGCGCCTCGAGAAGGAGAAGCGCAAGCTCCAGAAGAACCTCGACGGCATCCGTCACATGGAGCGCCTGCCCGACGCCGTGTTCATCGTGGACACCAAGCATGAGCAGATCGCCGTGGACGAGGCCCGCAAGCTGAAGATCCCGGTCATCGGCATCGTCGACACCAACTGCGATCCCGACCAGGTCAACTTCGCGGTCCCCGGCAATGACGACGCGCTGCGTGCGATCCGGCTGTTTGCCTCGCGCATCGCCGATGCGGTCCTTGCCGGCCGCGGTGTGCGTGAGTCGGCGCAGGCCGAGACGCCCGTCGCCGTCGGTCCCGACGGCGAGGCTGTCGGCAAGTCCGGTGAGCCGCTCCGCGCCCAGCAGCGCCCTGCTCCCGCAGCACGCGCCGCTGCGCCCAAGTCCGAACCCGCCACGCCCGCCTCGGTCTGA
- the pilM gene encoding type IV pilus assembly protein PilM: MLFRKQKPVVGLDIGSSAVKAVELKASGKGWKVVAFGVEPLPADTIVDGAIIDGTAVADAIRRLFERLGIKNREVAASLSGNAVIVKKITLPAMTDAELATSITWEAEQYIPFDIQDVNLDYQILTRPPKNAAGATMDVLLVAAKKETIADYTGVIAQAGRVPAIVDVDAFALQNAYEVNYGTRDAIVALLNIGASAININIVRGDQSLFTRDVPIGGNAYTEALQKDFQITQESADLLKRGYPADGLEPAQTGPSLQMVTEAILLEVQKTLDFFRGTTGADHIDLLLVTGGGSQVTGLVDALHERLGYPVEFLDPFKTVSFDAARFGVPVIAEAAAAATVAVGLALRRMGDR, from the coding sequence GTGCTGTTCCGCAAGCAGAAACCCGTCGTCGGACTCGACATCGGATCGAGTGCCGTCAAGGCCGTCGAGCTGAAGGCCTCCGGCAAGGGCTGGAAGGTCGTCGCGTTTGGCGTCGAGCCGTTGCCCGCCGACACCATTGTCGACGGCGCCATCATCGATGGCACGGCCGTCGCCGACGCCATCCGCCGGCTCTTCGAGCGCCTCGGCATCAAGAACCGCGAGGTCGCCGCCTCGCTGTCCGGCAACGCCGTCATCGTCAAGAAGATCACGCTGCCGGCCATGACCGATGCCGAGTTGGCGACGTCGATCACCTGGGAGGCCGAACAATACATTCCGTTCGACATCCAGGATGTCAACCTCGACTACCAGATCCTGACCCGCCCGCCCAAGAACGCCGCGGGCGCGACCATGGATGTCCTCCTGGTGGCCGCCAAGAAGGAGACGATCGCCGATTACACCGGCGTGATCGCGCAGGCCGGGCGCGTCCCGGCCATCGTCGACGTCGACGCCTTCGCCCTCCAGAACGCCTACGAGGTCAACTACGGCACGCGCGACGCGATCGTCGCACTGCTCAACATTGGCGCCAGCGCGATCAACATCAACATCGTCCGCGGCGACCAGTCGCTCTTCACGCGCGACGTGCCGATCGGCGGTAACGCCTATACCGAGGCGCTGCAGAAGGACTTCCAGATCACGCAGGAGAGTGCCGACCTGCTGAAGCGGGGTTATCCGGCCGACGGGCTGGAGCCGGCGCAGACCGGGCCGAGCCTGCAGATGGTCACCGAGGCCATCCTCCTCGAGGTCCAGAAGACGCTGGACTTCTTCCGCGGCACCACGGGCGCCGACCACATCGATTTGCTCCTGGTCACGGGCGGCGGATCGCAGGTCACCGGCCTGGTGGACGCCCTGCACGAGCGCCTCGGGTACCCGGTCGAATTCCTCGACCCGTTCAAGACCGTGAGCTTTGACGCCGCCAGGTTCGGTGTCCCGGTGATCGCCGAGGCGGCTGCCGCGGCCACCGTGGCCGTCGGCCTCGCCCTTCGCCGAATGGGGGACCGATGA
- the rpsI gene encoding 30S ribosomal protein S9: MAVIQYYGTGRRKSSTARVFLRPGTGQITINHKAIADAVNTESLRLQVRSPLVLTETLDKFDIVATTSGGGISGMAGALRLGIARALCLYNGELRGRLKKAGLLTRDQRAKERKKYGLAGARKRFQFSKR, translated from the coding sequence GTGGCAGTCATCCAGTATTACGGCACCGGTCGTCGCAAGTCGTCGACGGCGCGGGTGTTCCTGCGCCCTGGCACCGGCCAGATCACCATCAATCACAAGGCAATTGCCGACGCGGTCAACACCGAGTCGCTCCGCCTGCAGGTCCGCTCGCCGCTCGTGCTCACCGAGACGCTCGACAAGTTCGACATCGTCGCGACGACGTCGGGTGGCGGCATTTCCGGGATGGCCGGCGCGTTGCGCCTGGGCATCGCGCGTGCGCTCTGCCTGTACAACGGCGAGTTGCGTGGCCGCCTGAAGAAGGCCGGCCTGCTGACGCGTGACCAGCGTGCCAAGGAACGGAAGAAGTACGGCCTGGCGGGCGCCCGCAAGCGCTTCCAGTTCAGCAAGCGTTAA
- the pyrH gene encoding UMP kinase, whose translation MSPPAYSRVLLKLSGEALMGDQGYGVDPAVVTRIADEVAEIRDIGVQVAIVIGGGNIFRGMAGSARGMDRATADYMGMLATVMNGLALQDGLEHHGVPTRVLTAIEMRSVAEPFIRRRAIRHLEKGRVVVFAAGTGNPYFTTDTAAALRAMEVKADVILKATKVDGIYTADPKQDPSATRYDRITYLQVLEQGLKVMDATAISLCMDNKMPIVVLDLNERGNMRRAIMGEHVGSLVTV comes from the coding sequence ATGTCACCTCCCGCGTATTCCCGCGTCCTCCTCAAGTTGTCCGGCGAAGCCTTGATGGGCGATCAGGGGTACGGCGTGGATCCCGCAGTGGTCACCCGCATTGCCGACGAAGTAGCCGAGATCCGTGATATCGGCGTGCAGGTCGCCATCGTCATCGGCGGCGGCAACATCTTCCGCGGCATGGCGGGCAGCGCGCGGGGCATGGATCGCGCCACCGCCGACTACATGGGCATGCTCGCCACCGTGATGAACGGGCTGGCGCTGCAGGACGGACTCGAGCACCACGGCGTTCCGACGCGGGTCCTCACCGCGATCGAGATGCGGTCGGTGGCCGAACCGTTCATCCGCCGCCGCGCCATCCGCCACCTCGAGAAGGGGCGCGTGGTGGTGTTTGCCGCCGGCACCGGCAACCCCTACTTCACCACCGACACCGCCGCGGCCCTGCGGGCGATGGAGGTCAAGGCCGACGTGATCTTGAAGGCGACCAAGGTGGACGGCATCTACACGGCCGATCCGAAGCAGGACCCATCTGCCACGCGTTACGATCGCATTACCTATTTGCAGGTGCTCGAACAGGGGCTGAAGGTGATGGATGCGACGGCGATTTCCCTGTGCATGGACAACAAGATGCCCATCGTGGTGCTCGACCTGAACGAGCGCGGCAACATGCGCCGCGCCATCATGGGCGAACACGTGGGCTCGCTGGTCACCGTCTGA
- a CDS encoding PilN domain-containing protein codes for MIRVNLLAAEQTRAKAPAFSGISANKVHIIGLVLVAACVAVAGYRHLDLQSQQTYADLQLQQAKAEEKRLKAVTEELAKFEAQTALLQQRVALIEQLRKGQRSPVTLLDQVSRQLPDRVWLTQLAQAGADVTIEGRTMTLTALSDLIGNLENSGSFARPVEIVNTEVENGKGEGDLMKFTVKASFPLGALDTPAEPTKPARATPAAKR; via the coding sequence ATGATTCGCGTCAACCTTCTCGCCGCTGAACAGACCCGCGCCAAGGCACCGGCCTTCTCGGGCATCAGCGCCAACAAAGTGCACATCATCGGGCTCGTGCTCGTGGCCGCGTGCGTGGCCGTCGCCGGGTACCGCCACCTCGACCTGCAGTCGCAGCAGACCTACGCCGACCTGCAGCTGCAGCAGGCCAAGGCCGAGGAGAAGCGCCTCAAGGCCGTGACCGAGGAGCTGGCCAAGTTCGAGGCCCAGACGGCATTGCTCCAGCAGCGTGTCGCGCTCATCGAGCAGCTGCGCAAGGGCCAGCGCTCGCCGGTCACCCTGCTCGATCAGGTAAGCCGCCAGCTACCTGACCGCGTCTGGCTGACGCAGCTCGCGCAGGCCGGCGCCGACGTGACCATCGAGGGCCGGACGATGACGCTGACGGCGTTGTCGGATCTGATCGGCAACCTGGAGAACTCCGGCTCGTTCGCGCGTCCGGTCGAAATCGTCAACACCGAGGTCGAGAACGGCAAGGGCGAAGGGGACCTGATGAAGTTCACCGTCAAGGCCTCGTTCCCGCTGGGCGCGCTCGACACCCCGGCCGAACCCACCAAGCCCGCTCGCGCCACGCCGGCGGCGAAGCGCTGA
- the tsf gene encoding translation elongation factor Ts gives MAITAEMVKNLRERTGAGMMECKTALTESNGDVDAAIEYLRKRGMAQAAKRAGRVASEGVVGIKLSDDRTLGVLAEVNCETDFVARNDGFKALVDEITAIVFTSDQPSAALVAADGPIGSRITAEIAKVGENMAVPRTAKLTADHVGSYSHMGGKIGVLVQIDGAKGEAATHDAFKTFVNELAMHVAAAAPEYTTRAEVPSERVEKEKEIYRAQMAESGKPANVIEKIIEGKLGAFYEGVCLVDQPTIRDPKVKVSQALDAVAKAVGSPLAIKGFARFKVGEASQA, from the coding sequence ATGGCAATCACTGCTGAAATGGTCAAGAACCTGCGCGAGCGGACCGGCGCGGGCATGATGGAATGCAAGACGGCGCTCACCGAGAGCAACGGCGACGTCGATGCGGCGATCGAGTACCTGCGCAAGCGCGGCATGGCGCAGGCGGCCAAGCGCGCCGGCCGCGTCGCCTCCGAGGGCGTCGTGGGCATCAAGCTGAGCGATGACCGGACCCTCGGCGTCCTCGCCGAGGTCAACTGCGAGACCGACTTCGTCGCTCGCAACGATGGCTTCAAGGCCCTGGTCGACGAGATCACGGCAATCGTGTTCACGAGCGACCAGCCGTCTGCCGCGCTGGTCGCGGCAGACGGTCCAATCGGCAGCCGCATCACGGCAGAAATCGCCAAGGTCGGCGAGAACATGGCCGTGCCGCGTACCGCGAAGCTGACGGCTGATCATGTCGGCAGTTACAGCCACATGGGCGGCAAGATCGGCGTGCTGGTACAGATCGACGGCGCGAAGGGCGAAGCCGCCACCCACGACGCGTTCAAGACCTTCGTCAACGAGTTGGCGATGCACGTGGCCGCCGCCGCGCCGGAATACACGACGCGAGCAGAAGTGCCGTCCGAGCGCGTCGAGAAGGAGAAGGAGATCTACCGCGCGCAGATGGCCGAGTCCGGCAAGCCGGCCAACGTGATCGAGAAGATCATCGAAGGCAAGCTCGGTGCGTTCTACGAGGGCGTGTGCCTGGTGGACCAGCCGACGATCCGCGACCCGAAGGTGAAGGTCTCGCAGGCGCTCGACGCCGTCGCCAAGGCCGTGGGTTCGCCGTTGGCCATCAAGGGCTTCGCGCGCTTCAAGGTCGGCGAGGCAAGCCAGGCCTAG
- the rplM gene encoding 50S ribosomal protein L13 yields the protein MSTFIPSAKSIERRWHVIDAAGRSLGRVASLAAKVLQGKHKPIYTPYIDCGDHVIVVNAAQAVLTGQKEEQKLYRYHSGYEGGLREERAKDLRQRRPSRLMEEAIQGMLPKTTMGKQMYRKLNVYERADHPHVAQKPQSLEVE from the coding sequence ATGAGCACGTTCATTCCGAGCGCCAAGTCCATCGAGCGACGCTGGCACGTCATCGATGCGGCAGGCCGGTCGCTCGGGCGGGTGGCCAGTCTGGCCGCCAAGGTCCTGCAGGGCAAGCACAAGCCGATCTATACGCCGTACATCGATTGCGGTGACCACGTCATCGTGGTGAACGCGGCGCAGGCAGTGCTGACCGGGCAGAAGGAAGAGCAGAAGCTGTACCGGTACCACAGCGGCTACGAGGGTGGGCTGCGCGAAGAGCGCGCCAAGGACCTTCGCCAGCGCCGGCCGTCGCGTCTGATGGAAGAAGCCATCCAGGGCATGTTGCCCAAGACGACGATGGGCAAGCAGATGTACCGGAAGCTGAACGTCTACGAGCGCGCCGATCATCCCCACGTGGCGCAGAAGCCCCAGTCCCTCGAGGTCGAGTAA